In a genomic window of Chrysemys picta bellii isolate R12L10 chromosome 23, ASM1138683v2, whole genome shotgun sequence:
- the TMEM234 gene encoding transmembrane protein 234 isoform X3, translating to MASGGEVSALVLVAILWGGTNPFLKTGTEGMEKVKQRNRVLQLLAEMKFLCLNYKYMVPFLFNQCGSIIYYLTLASTDLSLAVPLCNSLALIVTVVTGKILGEDIGGKRAVVGMLLTILGVALCIAGSVNE from the exons ATGGCCTCTGGGG GGGAAGTGTCTGCACTGGTCCTAGTGGCTATTCTGTGGGGAGGAACAAACCCATTTTTGAAGACCGGGACAGAGGGAATGGAGAAGGTGAAGCAAAGGAACCGAGTGCTGCAGCTGCTTGCAGAGATGAAATTCCTGTGCCTCAATTATAAG TACATGGTGCCATTTCTGTTTAATCAGTGTGGATCAATAATCTACTATCTCACATTGGCATCTACAG ACCTGTCCCTGGCGGTGCCCCTCTGTAACTCTCTGGCTTTGATAGTCACAGTCGTAACTGGGAAGATTCTTGGGGAAGACATTGGTGGTAAAA GAGCCGTGGTAGGAATGCTGCTTACTATCTTGGGAGTTGCTCTATGTATAGCTGGCTCCGTGAACGAGTGA
- the TMEM234 gene encoding transmembrane protein 234 isoform X1, with the protein MPHGSRLVAWGECQKWEVSALVLVAILWGGTNPFLKTGTEGMEKVKQRNRVLQLLAEMKFLCLNYKYMVPFLFNQCGSIIYYLTLASTDLSLAVPLCNSLALIVTVVTGKILGEDIGGKRAVVGMLLTILGVALCIAGSVNE; encoded by the exons ATGCCGCACGGTTCCAGGCTGGTGGCATGGGGGGAGTGCCAAAAAT GGGAAGTGTCTGCACTGGTCCTAGTGGCTATTCTGTGGGGAGGAACAAACCCATTTTTGAAGACCGGGACAGAGGGAATGGAGAAGGTGAAGCAAAGGAACCGAGTGCTGCAGCTGCTTGCAGAGATGAAATTCCTGTGCCTCAATTATAAG TACATGGTGCCATTTCTGTTTAATCAGTGTGGATCAATAATCTACTATCTCACATTGGCATCTACAG ACCTGTCCCTGGCGGTGCCCCTCTGTAACTCTCTGGCTTTGATAGTCACAGTCGTAACTGGGAAGATTCTTGGGGAAGACATTGGTGGTAAAA GAGCCGTGGTAGGAATGCTGCTTACTATCTTGGGAGTTGCTCTATGTATAGCTGGCTCCGTGAACGAGTGA
- the TMEM234 gene encoding transmembrane protein 234 isoform X2, with the protein MASGGEVSALVLVAILWGGTNPFLKTGTEGMEKVKQRNRVLQLLAEMKFLCLNYKYMVPFLFNQCGSIIYYLTLASTDLSLAVPLCNSLALIVTVVTGKILGEDIGGKSKSYFSAMLLYMCSAHSLAFSTIP; encoded by the exons ATGGCCTCTGGGG GGGAAGTGTCTGCACTGGTCCTAGTGGCTATTCTGTGGGGAGGAACAAACCCATTTTTGAAGACCGGGACAGAGGGAATGGAGAAGGTGAAGCAAAGGAACCGAGTGCTGCAGCTGCTTGCAGAGATGAAATTCCTGTGCCTCAATTATAAG TACATGGTGCCATTTCTGTTTAATCAGTGTGGATCAATAATCTACTATCTCACATTGGCATCTACAG ACCTGTCCCTGGCGGTGCCCCTCTGTAACTCTCTGGCTTTGATAGTCACAGTCGTAACTGGGAAGATTCTTGGGGAAGACATTGGTGGTAAAAGTAAGTCATACTTCAGTGCAATGCTTTTATATATGTGCTCTGCACACAGCTTGGCATTCAGCACCATACCTTGA
- the EIF3I gene encoding eukaryotic translation initiation factor 3 subunit I — translation MKPILLQGHERSITQIKYNREGDLLFTVAKDPIVNVWYSINGERLGTYTGHTGAVWCVDADWDTRHVLTGSADNSCRLWDCETGKQLALVKTNSAVRTCGFDFGGNIIMFSTDKQMGYQCFVSFFDLRDPSQIESDEPYMKIPCNESKITSAVWGPLGEFIIAGHENGELNQFSAKSGEVLVNVKEHTKQINDIQTSRDMTMFITASKDNSAKLFDSTTLEHQKSFRTERPVNSAALSPIFDHVVLGGGQEAMDVTTTSTRIGKFEARFFHLGVEEEFGRIKGHFGPINSVAFHPDGKSYSSGGEDGYVRIHYFDPQYFEFEFEA, via the exons ATG AAACCTATCCTGCTGCAAGGTCATGAGAGGTCCATTACTCAAATCAAATATAACCGTGAAGGAGACCTACTCTTTACAGTAGCCAAAGATCCT ATTGTCAATGTCTGGTACTCAATCAATGGAGAGAGGCTTGGCACTTACACTGGCCACACTGGAGCTGTCTGGTGTGTGGATGCAGATT GGGACACAAGACACGTGCTTACTGGCTCGGCAGACAACTCCTGCCGGCTCTGGGACTGCGAAACAG GAAAGCAGCTTGCACTGGTGAAGACAAACTCAGCTGTGCGAACCTGCGGCTTTGACTTTGGAGGAAACATCATCATGTTCTCCACAGATAAGCAGATGGGGTATCAGTGTTTTGTTAGCTTCTTCGACCTTCGTGACCCCAGCCAGATTG AAAGCGATGAGCCTTACATGAAAATCCCATGCAATGAGTCTAAAATCACTAGCGCTGTGTGGGGCCCTCTCGGTGAATTCATCATCGCAGGGCACGAGAATGGAGAGCTGAACCAGTTCAGTGCCAAG TCAGGGGAGGTCCTTGTGAATGTCAAGGAGCACACCAAGCAGATCAATGACATCCAGACCTCCAGGGACATGACCATGTTTATCACTGCCTCCAAGGACAACTCAGCCAAG CTGTTTGACTCCACGACACTCGAGCATCAGAAGTCGTTCCGGACCGAGCGGCCTGTCAACTCTGCAGCTCTTTCCCCCATCTTTGATCAC GTAGTATTGGGTGGTGGACAAGAAGCCATGGATGTGACCACAACCTCTACCAGGATTGGCAAATTCGAGGCAAG GTTCTTCCACCTGGGTGTTGAAGAAGAGTTTGGGAGAATCAAGGGTCATTTTGGTCCAATAAACAGTGTTGCTTTCCATCCTGACGGAAAGAG TTACAGCAGTGGCGGTGAAGATGGTTACGTTCGCATCCATTACTTCGACCCACAGTACTTCGAGTTCGAATTTGAAGCTTGA